In Bartonella machadoae, a single genomic region encodes these proteins:
- a CDS encoding DEAD/DEAH box helicase — translation MSQSLNSDNKQSSLRSLLQSYRNKAQSPRELGTLFENLVMVYLTHDPLQCQEYEKVQTYCDWAKERGEDGRDIGIDLVAKIRDQESYAAIQCKCYDASYCIKKEDIDSFIAASGKKIFSRRILIDSTESDWSDNASHTCEGQEIRIQQINLFDLENSQIDWSAFEEKGDVVLKEQKKKKLLDHQIEALDAVCEGLKEADRGKLIMACGTGKTFTSLKIAETLAGQGKRVLFLVPSLALMSQTIREWTSDTQVPLRSFAVCSDTQVGKRRKNQEDAADFNASDLVLPATTDAKELASKANKILPDVMTVVFSTYHSIQVISDAQKNYALPEFDLIICDEAHRTTGAVLGTDNSESEFVKVHDNSIVQGKKRLYMTATPKIFTDNAKKQANEINAVLASMDDEELYGKTLYTYTFSKAVQNDLLAPYKIIVLGVNEEAVAQSIQHLMTDDNYELILDDKTKIVGCYQALSKIDLKVDLSDDPNPMRRALAFCKDIKTSQRIRDTFNSEEIQDELRTLYESYKKTSPLHCKFEHIDGKQSAKKRNQALDWLKEDAGENTCRVLSNVRCLSEGVDVPALDAVMFLHPRKSHVDVIQAVGRIMRRAKGKKRGYIILPVGVPAGISAEQALRHNKRYKVVWQVINALLAHDENFEITLNQMILGQDVSHTLEILALDSMTAVEDKISIYEKSESVGLKIGKPAYEPAQSVGVQTRLPFFKEFRNALITLLTKKFAITDYWENWAGNVAEIAQNHINRLQNMLADEKSEAFHAFESFYLELKNNLNSDIKQEEAIEMLAQHLVTRPVFEALFDGNQFVQNNTISQAMEKILAVLDETNIEEESKELKEFYDSVKLRASGITTPQARQNLIITLYESFFAKAFKKTTDRLGIVYTPVEVVDFIIHSVDDVLRKEFGKSLGSRGVSILDPFTGTGTFITRLLQSDLIKPEDMEYKFRHDIHANEIVLLAYYIAAINIESTYHSLMKGDYIPFKHIGLTDTFQMVEKQDLMKGLLEENSAYLELQKKLNIEVIFGNPPYSTGQKSANDNAKNTPYPLLDNRIRETYAAQSNASLIRNLYDSYIRAIRWASDRIENAGIIGFVSGSGYIEKPTMDSLRKSLAKEFTSIYALNLRGDLRKNMLSGGRAQEGENVFGNGSMTGIAVTLFIKNPNVSGNCKIYYHDIGNNLTTKEKLAALEYLNSVDGIADKSSWKIITPDEHGDWINQRDNSFKTFIALGDKNNNKKLFEAYSCGIVTSRDAWAYNSSRKDLAKNMNNMIAFYNCEVKRFNDAYPHADRKIRIKAVDNFVNSDARKISWSLNLKQHLTREKVFEFEETCLAQSLYRPFTQQWFYYNRIFNEAISQIPRIFPMRKTVDNRVIQVTGVGARSGFSVLMTKDVPNYHAMDTGQCFPRYFYEDVISLKDKNDNQSHLFTSSIEERKTDGLQRRDAITDEGLAHFKAAYPNENITKDDIFYYVYGILHSEDYRARYADNLCKELPRIPCVKSTEDFWAFVNAGRELGNLHVNYETVEPYPVTFKKGNPKLKDISNPEKFYYVTEMKFAKIKNSKEKDKSTVIYNSNIIITDIPKEAYEYIVNGKSALEWVMGRQCVKTDKKSGIVNDANRYALETVVNPAYPLELFQRVITVSLETMKIVKNLPNLELRETE, via the coding sequence ATGTCTCAATCTCTCAATTCTGATAATAAACAATCTTCTTTACGCTCTCTCTTACAATCTTATCGTAATAAAGCACAATCGCCCCGTGAATTAGGTACTCTTTTCGAAAACCTTGTCATGGTTTACTTGACCCATGACCCGCTGCAATGCCAAGAATACGAAAAGGTTCAAACCTATTGCGATTGGGCGAAAGAGCGTGGTGAAGATGGTCGGGATATTGGCATTGATTTAGTCGCTAAAATCCGTGATCAAGAAAGCTATGCTGCCATCCAATGCAAATGCTATGACGCCTCTTATTGCATTAAAAAAGAAGATATTGATAGCTTTATTGCTGCCTCTGGAAAAAAGATCTTCTCCCGTCGCATTCTTATTGACAGCACTGAAAGTGATTGGAGTGATAATGCTTCTCATACCTGTGAAGGACAAGAAATCCGTATTCAACAGATTAATCTGTTTGATCTCGAAAACAGTCAAATCGATTGGAGTGCCTTTGAAGAAAAAGGGGATGTTGTTCTTAAAGAGCAAAAGAAGAAAAAGCTTTTAGATCATCAGATAGAAGCACTGGACGCTGTTTGTGAGGGTTTAAAAGAAGCAGACCGTGGCAAGCTGATTATGGCTTGTGGAACAGGTAAAACATTTACAAGTCTTAAGATAGCAGAAACTCTTGCTGGTCAAGGCAAGCGTGTTTTGTTTTTGGTACCTTCTCTTGCTCTTATGTCACAAACCATCAGAGAATGGACAAGCGATACACAAGTTCCGTTGCGTTCCTTTGCTGTGTGTTCTGATACACAAGTTGGCAAGCGGCGTAAAAACCAAGAGGATGCTGCTGATTTTAACGCATCCGATCTTGTCCTGCCTGCTACAACAGATGCAAAAGAACTTGCTAGCAAAGCCAATAAAATTTTACCTGATGTGATGACTGTGGTGTTTTCGACTTATCATTCGATACAAGTGATATCCGATGCGCAAAAGAACTATGCGTTACCTGAATTTGATCTGATCATTTGCGATGAAGCGCACCGTACAACAGGTGCTGTGTTAGGTACAGACAACAGTGAATCGGAATTTGTTAAGGTTCATGACAACAGCATTGTTCAGGGAAAAAAACGCCTCTACATGACAGCAACTCCAAAGATCTTTACTGATAATGCCAAGAAACAAGCCAATGAGATTAATGCCGTGCTGGCGTCCATGGATGATGAAGAGCTCTATGGAAAAACCCTTTACACTTATACCTTCTCAAAAGCCGTTCAGAATGATCTTTTAGCACCTTATAAGATTATTGTCTTGGGTGTGAATGAAGAAGCAGTGGCTCAATCCATTCAACATCTTATGACCGATGATAATTATGAACTTATTCTTGATGATAAGACCAAAATTGTAGGCTGTTATCAAGCTCTCAGTAAAATCGATTTGAAGGTTGATTTAAGCGATGACCCCAACCCTATGCGAAGGGCATTGGCTTTTTGTAAAGATATTAAAACCTCGCAACGCATTCGTGATACCTTCAATTCTGAAGAAATTCAGGATGAATTACGGACTCTTTATGAAAGCTATAAAAAGACCTCCCCTCTTCATTGTAAGTTTGAACATATTGACGGAAAACAAAGTGCAAAAAAACGCAATCAAGCCCTTGATTGGTTAAAGGAAGATGCGGGGGAAAATACCTGCCGTGTGTTAAGCAATGTTCGTTGTCTCTCAGAAGGAGTGGATGTTCCTGCTCTTGATGCGGTGATGTTTTTACACCCGCGCAAAAGTCATGTCGATGTCATACAAGCGGTGGGGCGTATCATGCGTCGCGCCAAGGGGAAAAAAAGAGGTTATATCATTCTACCCGTTGGGGTTCCTGCGGGGATTTCTGCTGAACAGGCTTTAAGACACAACAAGAGATACAAGGTTGTCTGGCAAGTCATCAATGCTCTGCTTGCCCATGATGAGAATTTTGAGATAACCCTGAACCAGATGATTTTAGGACAAGATGTAAGTCATACCCTAGAGATTCTTGCCTTAGACAGCATGACTGCGGTTGAGGATAAAATCTCAATCTATGAAAAATCAGAAAGTGTGGGATTAAAGATAGGAAAACCCGCCTATGAACCTGCTCAAAGTGTTGGAGTACAAACAAGATTACCCTTTTTTAAAGAGTTCCGTAATGCTCTGATAACCCTTCTAACGAAGAAATTTGCCATTACGGATTATTGGGAAAACTGGGCTGGCAATGTTGCTGAGATTGCACAAAACCATATCAACCGCCTGCAAAACATGCTTGCTGATGAAAAGAGTGAAGCCTTTCATGCTTTTGAGAGCTTTTATCTCGAACTAAAGAACAATTTAAACAGTGATATCAAGCAAGAAGAAGCCATTGAGATGCTCGCACAGCATCTTGTGACGCGTCCTGTGTTTGAAGCTTTGTTTGATGGCAATCAATTTGTTCAAAACAATACCATCTCGCAAGCGATGGAAAAGATCTTAGCTGTGTTGGATGAGACCAATATTGAAGAAGAGTCAAAAGAACTTAAAGAATTCTATGATAGTGTAAAATTACGTGCTTCTGGGATTACCACCCCGCAAGCAAGACAAAACCTCATCATCACTCTTTATGAAAGTTTTTTTGCCAAGGCGTTCAAAAAGACCACGGATAGACTTGGTATTGTTTATACCCCTGTTGAGGTTGTAGATTTTATTATTCATTCCGTTGATGATGTTTTACGCAAGGAATTTGGCAAGAGCTTGGGCTCCCGTGGTGTTTCTATTCTTGACCCCTTTACGGGAACAGGTACTTTTATCACGCGGCTTTTGCAATCTGATCTCATTAAACCAGAAGATATGGAATATAAGTTCCGTCATGATATCCATGCCAATGAGATTGTCTTGCTTGCTTATTACATAGCAGCGATTAATATTGAATCGACCTATCATAGTCTTATGAAAGGAGATTATATTCCCTTCAAACATATTGGTTTAACCGATACGTTTCAAATGGTTGAAAAGCAAGATCTGATGAAGGGCTTACTAGAGGAAAACAGTGCCTATTTAGAACTTCAGAAAAAACTCAATATTGAAGTGATTTTTGGTAACCCTCCTTATTCAACAGGGCAAAAAAGTGCAAATGACAATGCCAAGAATACCCCATATCCACTCTTAGATAACCGCATTCGTGAAACCTATGCCGCTCAATCGAATGCAAGTCTTATCCGAAATTTGTATGATAGTTATATTCGTGCTATTCGCTGGGCTAGTGACCGTATTGAAAATGCTGGGATCATTGGCTTTGTTTCTGGTTCTGGTTACATAGAAAAGCCAACAATGGACAGTTTACGCAAATCTTTAGCCAAGGAATTTACCAGTATTTATGCACTCAATTTACGAGGAGATCTTCGTAAAAACATGTTAAGTGGTGGTAGAGCTCAAGAAGGAGAAAATGTTTTTGGTAATGGTAGTATGACTGGTATTGCTGTAACATTATTTATCAAAAATCCTAATGTTTCTGGAAATTGTAAAATTTATTATCATGATATTGGCAATAATCTTACGACAAAAGAAAAACTCGCGGCTCTTGAATACCTTAATAGTGTTGATGGTATTGCGGATAAATCAAGTTGGAAAATTATTACACCAGATGAGCATGGTGATTGGATCAATCAACGTGATAACAGTTTTAAAACATTTATAGCCTTAGGTGATAAAAATAATAATAAAAAGCTATTTGAGGCTTATTCCTGTGGTATCGTAACCAGCCGTGATGCTTGGGCATACAATTCAAGCCGTAAAGATTTAGCAAAAAATATGAATAATATGATTGCCTTCTATAATTGCGAAGTAAAACGTTTTAATGATGCCTATCCACATGCTGACCGTAAAATACGTATCAAAGCTGTAGATAATTTCGTAAATTCAGATGCAAGAAAAATTAGCTGGAGTCTTAATCTTAAACAACATTTAACTAGAGAAAAAGTTTTTGAATTTGAAGAAACTTGCCTTGCGCAAAGTTTATATCGTCCTTTTACACAACAATGGTTCTATTATAATCGTATTTTTAACGAAGCCATCTCTCAAATACCGCGGATATTCCCTATGAGAAAAACGGTTGATAATAGGGTGATACAAGTTACAGGCGTAGGAGCAAGATCTGGTTTTTCTGTTTTGATGACTAAAGATGTACCTAATTATCACGCGATGGATACTGGACAATGCTTTCCACGTTATTTTTATGAAGATGTTATATCTTTAAAAGATAAAAATGATAATCAATCTCATTTATTTACAAGTTCTATAGAAGAAAGAAAAACAGATGGTTTACAACGCCGTGATGCCATTACTGACGAAGGTTTAGCACATTTTAAGGCTGCTTATCCTAATGAGAACATCACTAAAGATGATATCTTCTATTATGTTTACGGGATCTTGCATTCAGAAGATTACCGTGCTCGCTATGCTGATAATTTATGTAAAGAACTCCCTCGCATCCCTTGCGTAAAGAGCACTGAAGATTTC
- a CDS encoding YfjI family protein, whose translation MTKNILENNENSSVNDTDNDNTPVSLKEHPCLQAIPYEQALQQMGWGELKPINKALLPVEPFHPEQMPSTLRDYIYDVAECQQSSLDFIAVSALCGLAALIGNGIRIAPKQNTHNWKIVPNLWGAIIGRSATLKTPDMQAALAPLYSFQNEWYQQWRKQKKQKETKNLLIELERQEKKKQARKAFKNKNKQQAIALLNEPLEDQESEDETLVKRRLLVNDATVEKLGELLRENPRGLLMVRDELSGFLANMERKEYQTDRSFYLTAFNGNSPYTYDRIERGTIYIPNATLSIIGGIQPSRIIPIVQAINRGINDDGLLQRFQLMVWPDNNKEREWRDEYPNQKAWEAYEKVFRSLYDKPVGSSQHPTTMRFSPDAQEMFSEWWENHQKAIRRDDLSEALQSHCAKMDKTIVSLALIFELVEGGRFEINKEALQTALRWENYLLSHAKRLYAADDSLTTERANLIIERCECLPEVFTARDIYRRCWTHLKDKEAVKTALDVLCRCNYLRKICDDKEQKGGRSSIRYEWHPLVKNQSIKQ comes from the coding sequence ATGACAAAAAATATTCTAGAAAACAATGAAAATAGTTCTGTAAATGATACTGATAACGATAACACCCCTGTCTCTTTAAAGGAGCATCCCTGTTTACAAGCCATCCCTTATGAACAGGCTTTGCAACAAATGGGATGGGGTGAATTAAAACCGATAAACAAAGCGCTTTTACCGGTTGAACCTTTTCACCCCGAACAAATGCCTTCAACTTTACGAGACTATATTTATGACGTGGCTGAATGCCAACAATCTTCTCTCGATTTTATTGCTGTCTCGGCTCTGTGTGGGTTAGCTGCCCTGATTGGTAATGGAATTCGCATTGCTCCAAAACAAAATACGCACAATTGGAAAATTGTCCCTAATCTATGGGGCGCCATTATCGGGCGATCTGCAACTCTCAAAACACCTGATATGCAAGCCGCTCTCGCTCCTCTTTATTCCTTTCAAAATGAATGGTATCAACAGTGGCGTAAACAGAAAAAACAGAAAGAGACAAAAAATCTTCTCATTGAATTAGAGAGACAAGAAAAGAAAAAACAAGCCCGAAAAGCTTTTAAAAATAAAAATAAGCAACAAGCTATCGCTCTTCTTAATGAACCTCTTGAAGATCAAGAAAGTGAGGATGAAACTCTTGTTAAACGACGTCTTCTCGTCAATGATGCAACGGTTGAAAAGCTTGGAGAATTACTGAGAGAAAACCCGCGCGGGTTATTAATGGTCCGCGATGAACTTTCTGGTTTTTTAGCTAATATGGAAAGAAAGGAATATCAGACTGACCGTTCTTTTTATCTAACGGCTTTTAATGGAAATTCTCCTTATACCTATGACCGTATAGAACGTGGAACAATTTATATTCCCAATGCAACACTTTCCATTATAGGAGGCATTCAACCTTCTCGGATTATTCCTATTGTACAAGCGATAAACCGTGGGATAAACGATGATGGTTTATTGCAACGGTTTCAACTGATGGTATGGCCCGATAACAATAAAGAGAGAGAATGGAGGGATGAATATCCCAATCAAAAGGCATGGGAAGCTTATGAAAAAGTGTTTCGTTCTCTTTATGATAAACCGGTAGGATCTTCTCAACATCCAACGACCATGCGTTTTTCTCCCGATGCACAAGAGATGTTTAGTGAGTGGTGGGAAAATCATCAGAAAGCGATCAGAAGGGATGATCTCTCTGAAGCTTTGCAATCCCATTGTGCAAAAATGGACAAAACCATCGTAAGTCTTGCTTTGATTTTTGAACTTGTCGAAGGTGGTCGTTTTGAAATCAATAAAGAAGCCCTTCAAACAGCCTTGCGTTGGGAAAACTATTTGTTAAGTCATGCGAAACGTCTTTATGCGGCGGATGATAGCTTAACAACAGAGCGTGCAAATTTGATTATAGAGCGTTGTGAATGCTTACCTGAGGTTTTTACTGCTCGTGATATCTACAGGCGCTGTTGGACGCATTTAAAAGACAAAGAAGCCGTTAAAACAGCTTTAGATGTTTTATGCCGTTGCAACTATCTTCGTAAAATCTGTGATGACAAGGAGCAAAAAGGCGGTCGTTCTAGCATACGCTATGAATGGCATCCTTTGGTAAAAAATCAGAGTATTAAGCAATGA
- a CDS encoding helix-turn-helix transcriptional regulator, with product MTENDVLLTDRESAKLLHISVSTFRRHVTNGSLPKPLKLGSLSRWLKSDLLNVIEKAKTQRQHLSDVA from the coding sequence ATGACTGAAAATGATGTTCTTCTTACAGACCGCGAAAGTGCAAAATTATTGCATATAAGCGTTTCAACATTCCGTCGCCATGTCACCAATGGATCTTTACCAAAGCCCTTAAAATTGGGTTCTTTATCGCGTTGGTTAAAATCGGATCTGTTGAATGTGATTGAAAAAGCCAAAACGCAACGTCAACATCTCAGTGATGTGGCATAA
- the rpoZ gene encoding DNA-directed RNA polymerase subunit omega, whose protein sequence is MARVTVEDCIDKVDNRFELVLLAGHRARQISQGAQITIDRDNDKNPVVALREIAEETLSPADLKEDLIHSLQKHVEVDEPEAENELITHLGEAEDVFRSSSEEGGISFDHMSEEELLAGIEGLVVPEKSDDY, encoded by the coding sequence ATGGCTCGCGTAACAGTAGAAGATTGTATTGATAAAGTCGATAATCGCTTTGAGTTGGTACTTTTAGCGGGGCATCGAGCACGACAGATTTCTCAGGGTGCACAGATTACGATTGATCGTGATAATGATAAAAATCCAGTTGTTGCTTTGCGTGAAATAGCAGAAGAAACATTATCGCCTGCTGATTTAAAAGAAGATCTTATTCATTCGTTGCAAAAGCATGTGGAAGTGGATGAACCAGAAGCAGAAAATGAATTGATTACGCATTTAGGTGAAGCTGAAGATGTGTTTAGATCCTCATCAGAAGAAGGGGGAATTTCATTTGATCATATGTCAGAAGAAGAGCTTTTAGCAGGGATTGAAGGTTTGGTTGTTCCGGAGAAGAGTGACGATTATTGA
- a CDS encoding RelA/SpoT family protein produces the protein MMRQCELVGRVQRYKSDVDEVLLKKAYDYAMQKHGHQKRASGDLYFSHPLEVAAILTDMRLDEATIAVALLHDTIEDTSATRAEIDQLFGSEIGKLVEGLTKLNKLDLVSKKAVQAENLRKLLIAISDDVRVLLVKLADRLHNMRTLGVMRDEKRRRIAEETMDIYAPLAGRMGMQDMREELEDLSFFYLNPEGYRTITNRLSELSKRNRDLLSRIENELAKLFFEYGIKADVKSRQKKSYSVFRKMESKALSFEQLSDIFGFRVIVETVNDCYRALGVIHTTWPMVPGRFKDYISIPKQNDYRSIHTTIVGPSRQRVELQIRTAAMDEVAEYGVAAHSIYKEQGSHYSASRLSNETNAYAWLRQTIQSLSDGDNPEEFLEHTKLELFQDQVFCFTPKGRLIAFPKGATPIDFAYAVHTDIGNSCVGVKINGRIMPLMTKLKNGDEVDIIRSQAQIPPAAWEFLVVTGKARSAIRRATRAAVRKQYSGLGYRILERSFEHMGKQFSKDVLKQVLPRLARKDVEDVLAAVGRGELLSADVVKAIYPDYQDHRVVQKSSFRPGEEGWFNIENAQGMIFKVPENEKDATAEQHQSKALPIRGTRGDIPVRFSPEGAVPGDRIVGIMQPGSGIVIYPIQSSALMAYDDQPERWIDVRWDIDAQMNERFPARVNILAVNSPGSLAEITQVISAHDANIQNLSLIHKAPDFTEIMIDLEVWDLKHLNRIFSQLKEAGSVSAVRRVHG, from the coding sequence ATGATGCGTCAGTGTGAGCTTGTTGGGCGTGTTCAACGTTACAAGTCTGACGTGGATGAGGTTTTGTTAAAGAAAGCTTATGATTATGCAATGCAAAAGCATGGTCATCAAAAGCGTGCTTCGGGTGATCTTTATTTTTCTCATCCTTTAGAAGTTGCCGCTATTTTGACAGATATGCGGTTGGATGAAGCAACAATTGCCGTTGCTCTTTTGCATGATACAATTGAAGATACAAGTGCGACACGAGCAGAAATTGATCAACTTTTTGGCTCTGAAATTGGTAAGTTGGTTGAAGGGCTTACAAAACTTAATAAACTTGATCTTGTCTCGAAAAAGGCCGTACAGGCAGAGAATCTTCGTAAACTTCTTATTGCTATTTCTGATGATGTTCGTGTTCTTTTAGTCAAACTTGCAGATCGTCTTCATAATATGCGCACCCTTGGTGTTATGCGTGATGAGAAGCGTCGGCGAATTGCCGAGGAGACGATGGATATTTATGCGCCGCTTGCAGGTCGTATGGGGATGCAAGATATGCGCGAGGAGCTAGAAGATCTTTCTTTCTTTTATTTAAATCCAGAAGGTTATCGTACGATAACCAATCGACTTTCTGAATTATCAAAGCGCAATCGTGATTTGCTTTCTAGGATTGAAAACGAGTTGGCAAAACTTTTTTTCGAGTATGGTATTAAAGCCGATGTTAAAAGCCGTCAGAAAAAATCTTATTCCGTTTTTCGCAAAATGGAAAGTAAAGCATTATCTTTTGAACAATTATCAGATATTTTTGGATTTCGAGTGATTGTTGAAACAGTAAATGATTGTTATCGCGCTCTTGGTGTTATCCATACGACGTGGCCAATGGTGCCTGGTCGTTTTAAAGATTATATTTCTATCCCCAAGCAAAATGATTATCGTTCCATTCATACAACGATTGTGGGTCCTTCGAGGCAACGTGTAGAACTGCAGATTAGAACTGCTGCTATGGATGAAGTTGCTGAGTACGGTGTTGCAGCACATTCTATTTATAAAGAGCAAGGTTCTCATTATTCAGCTTCAAGGTTATCAAATGAAACAAATGCGTATGCATGGTTGCGTCAAACGATTCAGTCTTTGTCAGATGGGGATAATCCAGAAGAGTTTTTAGAGCACACAAAGCTTGAGCTTTTTCAAGATCAAGTTTTTTGTTTTACTCCGAAAGGCCGATTGATTGCTTTTCCAAAAGGTGCTACTCCGATTGATTTTGCTTACGCCGTTCATACAGACATTGGTAATTCTTGTGTGGGAGTCAAAATCAATGGTCGTATTATGCCTTTAATGACCAAATTGAAAAATGGTGATGAGGTTGATATTATACGTTCACAAGCACAAATTCCACCAGCAGCATGGGAGTTTCTTGTTGTAACAGGAAAAGCACGTTCAGCTATTCGCCGAGCAACCCGCGCAGCGGTACGTAAGCAATATTCAGGTTTGGGATACCGTATACTTGAGCGTTCGTTTGAACATATGGGAAAACAATTTTCAAAAGATGTTCTGAAACAAGTTTTGCCTCGTTTGGCACGCAAAGATGTCGAAGATGTATTGGCTGCAGTTGGGCGTGGAGAATTACTTTCTGCTGATGTGGTTAAAGCAATTTATCCTGATTATCAAGATCACCGTGTTGTACAAAAGTCATCTTTTAGGCCAGGGGAAGAAGGTTGGTTTAACATTGAAAATGCTCAAGGGATGATTTTTAAAGTTCCAGAAAATGAAAAGGATGCAACTGCGGAGCAACACCAGTCTAAAGCATTACCTATTCGAGGAACCCGTGGAGATATTCCTGTCCGTTTTTCTCCTGAAGGAGCAGTGCCAGGAGACCGGATTGTTGGCATTATGCAGCCAGGGTCGGGGATTGTTATTTATCCGATACAGTCTTCGGCTTTGATGGCGTATGATGATCAACCAGAGCGGTGGATTGATGTCCGCTGGGATATTGATGCTCAAATGAATGAACGTTTTCCTGCTCGCGTGAATATTTTAGCTGTTAATAGTCCAGGTTCTTTGGCTGAAATTACCCAAGTGATTTCCGCTCATGATGCTAACATCCAAAATTTATCTTTGATCCACAAAGCACCAGATTTCACAGAAATTATGATTGATTTGGAAGTTTGGGATTTAAAACATTTGAATCGTATTTTTTCTCAGTTAAAAGAAGCCGGTTCAGTGAGTGCAGTGCGGCGCGTTCATGGATAA
- the pyrE gene encoding orotate phosphoribosyltransferase, with protein sequence MDTQEVIDIFKQADAILEGHFILTSGRHSATYMQKAKVFMHADLTEKLCRGLAEKIKKLIKEKIDYVVGPAIGGLIPSYETSRHLGVPSLWVERVNGVFELRRFEIKKGARVVIVEDIVTTGLSIRETVEALVAAGADVLASACILDRSAGKVDVGVPLIALAEYEIASYASDALPAELAVLPAIKPGSRNI encoded by the coding sequence ATGGATACACAAGAGGTCATTGATATATTTAAACAAGCAGATGCTATTTTGGAAGGGCATTTCATTTTAACATCAGGTCGTCATAGTGCTACTTATATGCAAAAGGCGAAAGTCTTTATGCATGCTGATTTGACAGAGAAGTTATGTCGTGGTTTGGCTGAAAAAATCAAAAAATTGATTAAAGAAAAGATAGATTATGTGGTTGGTCCTGCAATTGGTGGTCTTATTCCTTCTTACGAAACATCACGTCACCTTGGTGTACCTTCTCTTTGGGTAGAACGCGTAAATGGTGTCTTTGAATTGCGTCGTTTTGAAATTAAGAAGGGTGCACGCGTTGTGATTGTTGAAGATATTGTTACAACAGGTCTTTCCATTCGTGAAACGGTTGAGGCTCTGGTAGCAGCAGGAGCAGATGTATTGGCGAGTGCATGTATCCTTGATCGTTCTGCTGGTAAGGTTGATGTTGGAGTTCCATTGATTGCACTTGCTGAATATGAGATAGCATCTTATGCGAGTGATGCACTTCCTGCTGAACTCGCTGTGCTGCCAGCCATTAAGCCAGGAAGTAGAAATATTTAA
- a CDS encoding DUF2062 domain-containing protein, with product MLFRRREPIDFVKRIRLWLWPRRSFSRSFCYIRKRILRISATPHKVALGFSIGIFLACSPLFGMHIILAIFFSWILRGNFAAAIIGTVFSNPLTFLLIVMADYKIGYFCLSLFSDVNEISLSQIRLLFNDLTLSNVPLLFKGAWNSIMRPMIIGGTLLGILLGALSYIGVYRAIARFQQRRYQKLMKKHLYQKNSSNI from the coding sequence ATGCTTTTTCGTCGTAGAGAACCAATAGATTTTGTAAAGCGTATTCGACTTTGGTTATGGCCGCGTCGTTCATTCTCTCGTTCATTTTGTTATATACGCAAACGTATTTTGCGTATATCAGCAACACCGCATAAAGTTGCGTTGGGGTTTTCTATTGGCATTTTTTTAGCTTGTTCACCTCTGTTTGGGATGCATATTATTTTGGCAATATTTTTTTCTTGGATTTTGCGTGGAAACTTTGCGGCAGCAATTATTGGAACGGTTTTTTCTAATCCACTTACATTTTTATTGATTGTCATGGCCGACTATAAGATAGGTTATTTCTGTTTATCACTTTTTAGCGATGTAAACGAGATTTCTCTTTCTCAAATTCGCCTTTTGTTTAATGATTTAACACTCTCAAATGTCCCTTTGCTTTTTAAGGGCGCTTGGAATTCCATTATGAGGCCAATGATTATAGGTGGTACTCTTTTAGGTATTCTTTTGGGTGCTCTCTCTTACATAGGTGTTTATAGAGCAATTGCCCGCTTTCAACAAAGGCGATATCAAAAGCTTATGAAAAAGCACTTGTATCAAAAGAATTCGAGTAATATTTGA
- the acpS gene encoding holo-ACP synthase has translation MIIGLGNDLIDIRRIDRMLIRYGDRFIQRIFTDIEQKKSENLQKRSSSYAKRFAAKEACAKALGTGIACGVGWKDMGVINLPSGKPIMTLTDRAQMQLQKLLPPDCEAVIHLSMTDDFPWAQAFIIIEALPRG, from the coding sequence ATGATTATTGGACTTGGAAATGATCTCATTGATATCAGACGTATTGACAGAATGTTGATTCGTTATGGTGATCGTTTCATTCAACGTATTTTTACTGATATTGAACAGAAAAAGTCTGAAAATCTTCAAAAGAGATCTTCTTCTTATGCCAAAAGATTTGCCGCTAAAGAAGCATGTGCTAAGGCTCTAGGGACAGGAATTGCTTGTGGTGTAGGGTGGAAAGATATGGGAGTGATCAATTTGCCCTCCGGTAAACCGATTATGACACTTACAGATCGTGCACAAATGCAATTGCAAAAATTATTGCCTCCCGATTGCGAAGCTGTCATTCATCTGAGTATGACAGATGATTTTCCTTGGGCGCAGGCATTTATTATTATCGAAGCACTTCCACGTGGATAG